Proteins encoded within one genomic window of Formosa agariphila KMM 3901:
- a CDS encoding anthranilate synthase component I family protein has protein sequence MKQFKLTTHYKKILADTITPVSIYLKIRDRFPNSLLLESSDYHANDNSFSYICCNPIASIKVQNEKITQEFPNGEIISQPITERGRVTEEIHNFTKRFKTDENEEFKFINNGIFGYIGYDAVRYFEDIDITKKDKVLGIPDIYYAVYQNIIAINHFNNEAYIFAHCYDGENNIDDLNQLIKSNQFATYQFTPEDDIASNLTDEEYKKNVVLAKQHCARGDVFQLVLSKKFSQEFKGDDFNVYRALRSINPSPYLFYFDYGTFKIFGSSPEAQLVVQDGNAEIHPIAGTFKRTGNDEQDAELAKKLAKDDKENAEHVMLVDLARNDLSRHGSQVTVDTYREVQFFSHVIHLVSKVIGKKHADTITMQVVADTFPAGTLSGAPKHKAMQLIEKYEKTSREFYGGAIGFMDFNGNFNHAIMIRTFLSKDHKLHWQAGAGIVSKSKPEDELQEVYNKLGALTKAIDLAKNI, from the coding sequence ATGAAACAATTTAAACTCACAACACATTACAAAAAAATATTAGCCGATACTATTACACCGGTAAGTATTTATTTAAAAATTAGAGATCGTTTCCCTAATAGCCTTTTACTTGAAAGTAGCGATTACCATGCTAACGATAACAGTTTCTCGTACATCTGCTGTAATCCGATTGCCTCAATAAAAGTCCAAAACGAAAAGATTACTCAAGAGTTTCCTAATGGTGAAATCATTTCTCAACCTATTACAGAACGCGGTAGGGTTACAGAAGAAATTCACAACTTTACCAAACGTTTTAAAACAGACGAGAATGAAGAGTTTAAATTTATAAATAATGGTATTTTTGGATATATAGGGTATGATGCCGTTCGCTATTTTGAAGATATCGATATTACTAAAAAAGATAAGGTTTTAGGTATTCCAGATATATATTATGCCGTGTACCAAAACATAATTGCGATTAATCATTTTAATAACGAAGCTTATATTTTTGCACATTGTTACGATGGCGAGAATAATATCGATGATTTAAATCAGCTTATAAAGTCAAATCAATTCGCCACCTACCAATTTACTCCAGAAGACGATATTGCTTCCAACTTAACAGACGAAGAATATAAAAAGAATGTGGTTTTAGCCAAACAACATTGTGCTAGAGGCGATGTTTTTCAATTGGTATTATCTAAAAAATTCTCTCAAGAGTTTAAAGGAGACGACTTTAATGTCTATCGCGCCTTAAGAAGTATTAACCCATCTCCTTACCTATTCTATTTTGATTACGGAACCTTTAAAATCTTCGGAAGTTCTCCAGAAGCACAATTGGTTGTACAAGATGGTAATGCCGAAATTCACCCTATTGCAGGAACATTTAAGCGTACAGGTAATGATGAACAAGATGCCGAACTTGCTAAAAAATTAGCAAAAGATGATAAAGAAAATGCCGAACATGTCATGCTTGTCGATTTGGCACGAAACGATTTAAGTCGTCACGGAAGCCAAGTTACTGTAGATACGTATCGCGAAGTGCAATTCTTTTCGCACGTCATTCACTTAGTAAGTAAAGTTATTGGTAAAAAACATGCCGACACAATTACCATGCAAGTAGTTGCAGACACATTTCCTGCAGGAACATTAAGTGGTGCACCTAAGCATAAAGCGATGCAACTGATTGAAAAATACGAAAAAACAAGTCGTGAATTTTACGGAGGAGCAATCGGGTTTATGGATTTTAACGGAAACTTTAATCATGCAATTATGATTAGAACGTTTTTAAGTAAAGACCATAAACTACATTGGCAAGCGGGAGCAGGAATCGTTTCTAAATCGAAACCAGAAGACGAATTACAAGAAGTTTACAATAAACTAGGTGCTTTAACCAAGGCTATAGATTTAGCTAAAAATATTTAA
- a CDS encoding anthranilate synthase component II — MKHILVIDNYDSFTYNLVHYLEDLGCQVTVKRNDKIDLDEVANFDKIVLSPGPGIPDEAGLLKDIIRTYAPTKSILGVCLGQQAMAEVFGGSIENLDNVYHGVATNVTLCVDDEKLFDGFDKTFPVGRYHSWVVSNKLPDVLEATSFDENGQIMSLRHRTYDVRGVQYHPESVLTPNGKQMLKNWINS; from the coding sequence ATGAAACATATATTAGTTATAGATAATTACGACAGTTTTACTTACAATTTGGTACATTATTTAGAAGATTTAGGATGCCAAGTTACTGTAAAACGAAATGATAAAATTGATTTAGACGAGGTTGCAAATTTCGATAAAATTGTATTATCTCCCGGCCCAGGAATTCCTGATGAAGCCGGATTATTAAAAGACATTATTAGAACCTACGCACCAACTAAAAGTATTTTAGGCGTGTGTTTAGGTCAGCAAGCAATGGCCGAAGTTTTTGGCGGAAGCATTGAAAACCTAGATAATGTGTATCACGGTGTAGCTACAAATGTTACGTTATGTGTAGACGACGAAAAACTATTTGATGGTTTCGACAAGACCTTCCCTGTAGGGCGCTATCATTCCTGGGTCGTATCTAATAAATTACCAGATGTACTAGAAGCGACGTCGTTCGATGAAAACGGACAAATTATGTCGCTACGTCACAGAACTTACGATGTTCGTGGGGTTCAATATCACCCAGAGTCGGTGTTGACACCTAACGGAAAACAAATGCTTAAAAACTGGATAAATAGCTAA
- the trpD gene encoding anthranilate phosphoribosyltransferase, translating to MKQILNRLINDEHISKEEAKRVLVNISHGEYNQSQIASFLTVYMMRSITTDELEGFRDALLELCLAVDLSGYNTIDLCGTGGDGKNTFNVSTLASFVTAGAGVHVTKHGNYGVSSISGSSNVMEHLGIKFTNDAGFLENSLEKAGICVLHAPLFHPAMKNVAPIRRELGVKTFFNMLGPMVNPAFPKNQLVGVFNLELARLYGYLYQKTDKNFTILHALDGYDEISLTSETKVISNHSETMLSPEDFGVQKIKQSDIFGGDTIKDAADIFMNILQGNGTEAQNNTVCANAAMAIKTVKDTSITDSFAAAKESLQSGEALKRFKTLVHLSA from the coding sequence ATGAAACAGATACTTAACAGACTTATAAACGATGAGCACATCTCGAAAGAAGAAGCAAAACGTGTGCTAGTCAACATCTCGCATGGTGAATATAACCAAAGTCAGATTGCCTCATTTTTAACGGTGTATATGATGCGTAGCATTACTACAGACGAGTTAGAAGGTTTTAGAGATGCGCTTTTAGAGTTATGCTTGGCGGTAGATTTATCCGGTTATAACACTATAGATTTATGCGGTACTGGAGGTGACGGGAAAAACACATTTAACGTGTCTACATTAGCTTCTTTTGTTACAGCAGGAGCAGGCGTACATGTTACTAAACACGGAAATTACGGAGTCTCTTCCATTTCTGGTTCTAGTAACGTTATGGAACATTTAGGAATTAAATTCACTAACGATGCTGGCTTCTTAGAAAACAGTTTAGAAAAAGCGGGGATTTGTGTGTTGCACGCGCCTCTATTTCATCCAGCTATGAAAAATGTTGCTCCAATTCGTAGAGAATTAGGCGTAAAAACGTTCTTTAATATGTTAGGGCCAATGGTAAACCCTGCGTTTCCAAAAAACCAATTGGTTGGTGTCTTTAATTTAGAATTAGCCAGACTATACGGTTATTTATATCAGAAAACAGACAAGAATTTTACCATTCTACACGCTTTAGATGGATACGATGAAATTTCGTTAACCAGTGAAACAAAAGTCATTTCCAATCATTCTGAAACCATGTTATCTCCTGAAGATTTCGGAGTACAAAAAATAAAACAATCAGATATTTTTGGTGGTGATACCATTAAAGATGCAGCAGATATTTTTATGAATATTCTCCAAGGAAACGGAACAGAAGCTCAAAACAATACGGTTTGCGCAAATGCCGCTATGGCCATAAAAACGGTAAAAGACACATCGATAACCGATAGTTTTGCCGCTGCTAAGGAATCTTTACAATCTGGAGAAGCCTTAAAACGATTCAAAACATTAGTCCATTTAAGTGCATAA
- the trpC gene encoding indole-3-glycerol phosphate synthase TrpC: MNILDKIVADKRKEVALRKSLIPVKQLEQSILFTRTTNSLATALKTSTSGIIAEHKRRSPSKSVINHNLNVFDVAKGYEDAGVCGMSVLTDGKYFGGSLDDLLTARASCNLPLLRKEFIIDTYQIIEAKAYGADVILLIAAILTREEIKTFSELAKSLNLDVLLEVHNEEELHKSIMPSIDMLGVNNRNLKTFEVSLEISKALSTLIPNDFVKVSESGISNIEAIKILQPYGYKGFLIGENFMKTDNAGASATAFINALNQ, from the coding sequence ATGAATATTTTAGATAAAATTGTCGCCGATAAACGCAAAGAAGTTGCTTTAAGAAAATCGCTTATTCCTGTAAAGCAATTAGAGCAATCTATATTATTTACACGAACTACAAATTCTTTAGCAACGGCCTTGAAGACTAGCACAAGTGGAATTATTGCAGAACATAAACGTCGTTCTCCTTCAAAATCGGTCATCAACCACAATTTAAATGTGTTTGATGTTGCAAAAGGTTACGAAGATGCTGGAGTTTGCGGGATGTCTGTTTTAACCGATGGTAAATATTTTGGAGGAAGTTTAGACGATTTACTTACCGCGCGTGCCAGTTGCAATTTGCCATTACTTCGCAAAGAATTCATCATAGACACCTATCAAATTATTGAAGCTAAAGCTTACGGTGCAGATGTAATTTTACTTATTGCTGCTATTTTAACGCGTGAGGAAATTAAAACGTTTTCAGAATTAGCGAAAAGCTTAAATCTAGATGTGCTTTTAGAAGTGCATAACGAAGAGGAACTTCATAAATCGATAATGCCAAGTATAGACATGCTTGGTGTAAACAATAGAAATTTAAAAACGTTTGAAGTCTCATTAGAGATTAGTAAAGCGTTAAGCACATTAATTCCTAACGATTTTGTAAAAGTGTCTGAAAGCGGTATTAGCAATATCGAAGCCATTAAAATACTACAACCATATGGTTATAAAGGGTTCTTAATTGGTGAAAATTTTATGAAGACCGATAATGCAGGAGCAAGCGCAACTGCATTTATAAACGCCTTAAACCAATAG
- the trpB gene encoding tryptophan synthase subunit beta translates to MSYNINEKGYYGEFGGAYIPEMLYPNVEELRQNYLKIMAEPSFKEEFDQLLKDYVGRPSPLYFAKRLSEKYNTKIYLKREDLNHTGAHKINNTIGQILMANRLGKKRIIAETGAGQHGVATATVCALMGLECIVYMGEIDIARQAPNVARMKMLGASVIPALSGSRTLKDATNEAIRDWINNPVDTHYIIGSVVGPHPYPDMVARFQSVVSQEMEWQLQEKEGRTKPDHVIACVGGGSNAAGAFYQYLDETDVNLIAVEAAGLGVDSGESAATSALGREGIIHGSKTLLMQTDDGQITEPYSISAGLDYPGVGPMHANLFATGRAEFISITDDEAMNAGMELCQLEGIIPAIESSHALAVFKNRKFEPEEVVVLSLSGRGDKDLQNYIDYFKI, encoded by the coding sequence ATGAGTTACAATATAAATGAGAAAGGATATTATGGCGAATTTGGAGGTGCTTACATCCCGGAAATGCTATATCCTAACGTTGAAGAGTTACGCCAAAACTATTTAAAAATTATGGCTGAACCTTCATTTAAAGAAGAGTTCGACCAGTTACTAAAAGATTATGTTGGGCGACCATCTCCGCTATATTTCGCAAAACGATTAAGCGAAAAATACAATACTAAAATCTATCTTAAACGTGAAGATTTAAACCATACAGGTGCACATAAAATTAATAATACTATCGGTCAGATTTTAATGGCCAATCGCTTAGGTAAGAAACGTATTATTGCCGAAACGGGTGCTGGACAACATGGTGTGGCAACGGCAACGGTTTGTGCGCTTATGGGCTTAGAATGTATTGTGTATATGGGGGAAATAGATATCGCTAGACAAGCTCCAAACGTAGCACGTATGAAAATGTTAGGTGCATCTGTTATTCCGGCATTATCTGGTAGTCGTACGTTAAAAGATGCAACTAATGAAGCGATTCGTGATTGGATTAACAATCCGGTAGATACGCATTATATTATTGGAAGTGTTGTTGGACCTCATCCCTATCCGGATATGGTAGCACGTTTTCAATCTGTAGTGTCTCAAGAAATGGAATGGCAATTACAAGAAAAAGAAGGCCGTACTAAACCAGACCATGTTATTGCTTGTGTTGGTGGTGGTAGTAATGCTGCAGGTGCTTTTTACCAGTATTTAGATGAAACCGATGTCAATCTAATTGCTGTAGAAGCGGCTGGTTTAGGCGTAGATTCTGGCGAAAGTGCAGCAACCTCAGCTTTAGGAAGAGAAGGTATTATTCACGGAAGTAAAACCTTACTCATGCAAACCGACGACGGACAAATAACTGAACCGTATTCTATTTCTGCTGGTTTAGATTACCCTGGTGTTGGCCCAATGCATGCTAACTTATTTGCTACTGGTCGTGCAGAATTTATCTCCATAACAGATGATGAAGCTATGAACGCTGGAATGGAACTTTGTCAGTTAGAAGGTATTATTCCTGCGATTGAAAGTTCTCATGCTTTGGCCGTATTTAAAAACAGAAAATTCGAGCCAGAAGAGGTCGTTGTATTAAGTTTATCTGGTCGTGGTGATAAGGATTTACAGAACTATATTGATTATTTTAAAATCTAG